Proteins co-encoded in one Accipiter gentilis chromosome 5, bAccGen1.1, whole genome shotgun sequence genomic window:
- the NUP43 gene encoding nucleoporin Nup43: MEDVCAKFVSQKISKTRWRPLPAAALQPPDLFATGSWDNEDNRVSIWSVGELGNVGLGGEYQGEPQLLCDIRHNGDVMDMQFLDQERIVVASSTGTVTVFRHHQNNQTLSANQRWEKAHYHVDQNTSCGGAACTGVICNNPEIVTVGEDGRINLFRADQKDAVRTIDNADSSTLHAVTFLRTTEILTVNSIGQLKIWDLRQQRNEPSQILSLTGDRVPLHCVDRHPNQQHIVATGGQDGMLSIWDIRQGTMPVSLLNAHEAEMWEVHFHPSNPDHLFTCSEDGSLWHWDTSTDISEKPSFLHQGGRSTTYFSHSTINQSVVSAWLSNDPTKDRMEITNLIPNQTLSVNSLDILGPCLVYGTDAEAIYVNRQLFA; encoded by the exons atGGAGGACGTGTGCGCCAAGTTCGTGTCGCAGAAGATCAGCAAGACGCGCtggcggccgctgcccgccgccgcgctCCAGCCCCCCGACCTCTTCGCCACCGGCTCCTGGGACAACGAG GATAACAGGGTCTCCATTTGGTCTGTTGGAGAGCTTGGAAATGTGGGCCTCGGTGGTGAATATCAAGGAGAACCTCAGCTGCTGTGTGACATCAGGCACAACGGTGATGTTATGGATATGCAG TTTTTGGATCAAGAGAGAATCGTGGTTGCCTCATCAACAGGAACTGTAACTGTATTCCGTCATCATCAAAATAACCAG ACTTTATCTGCCAACCAGCGGTGGGAGAAAGCCCATTATCATGTGGATCAAAACACATCTTGTGGTGGAGCAGCGTGTACTGGAGTCATTTGCAACAACCCAGAAATTGTCACTGTTGGAGAAGATGGTAGAATAAATCTCTTCAGAGCTGACCAAAAGGATGCAGTAAGAACTATAG ACAATGCAGACAGCAGTACCCTCCATGCAGTGACTTTCCTTCGCACAACTGAGATCTTGACAGTAAATTCGATTGGACAGTTAAAAATATGGGACCTCAGACAGCAAAGAAATGAGCCATCTCAAATACTTTCTTT GACAGGTGACAGAGTGCCACTGCACTGTGTGGACAGGCATCCCAATCAGCAGCATATTGTGGCCACGGGGGGCCAGGATGGGATGCTGAGTATATGGGACATCAGGCAGGGTACTATGCCAGTGTCCCTGCTAAATGCTCATGAAGCGGAAA TGTGGGAAGTTCACTTCCATCCCTCCAACCCTGATCACTTATTTACATGTTCTGAAGATGGATCTCTTTGGCACTGGGATACTTCCACAGACATATCTGAAAAACCGTCTTTTCTTCATCAAG gAGGAAGAAGTACTACCTATTTTTCACACAGTACCATTAACCAGTCTGTAGTAAGTGCCTGGCTAAGCAACGATCCTACCAAAGACCGCATGGAAATCACCAACTTAATTCCAAATCAGACGTTGTCTGTGAATAGTTTAGATATTTTAGGACCATGCCTAGTATATGGTACTGATGCAGAAGCTATTTATGTGAACAGACAACTTTTTGCATGA